The Branchiostoma lanceolatum isolate klBraLanc5 chromosome 1, klBraLanc5.hap2, whole genome shotgun sequence genomic sequence ATGTCATTGGTCTACGATGTAGGTAACAAGTACAGAAAAGAGCCTGGGGCCAACCTGTGAGCTCTACATTGCGTCAGCAGAACGTGCGCACAATGGGAAATACGTAATCATGGCACAGAACGAGCTGGGACAGGCGTCCGAGACACTGGAGCTGGTGGTAACGGACAGACCACAACCACCCGAAGGTGAATCAACTTCTCCTTCTATATGATCAAATTCTTAGAACAAGTTAAGTCGAACATCTGCCATTTTAGCTTAAAATGTGTAGGACGGGCACCATCAGCATTTGTCTTACACAGTCCAATTGCTATATTTTTACCTGCCCTTATTGCTTACCTCCAACCCAGTTGTCAAGAAAAACCTGTCAGTGACGTATTTTTCCCATGATCCCTTTAGATGTTGAAGTGACCGAGATCACCCCTGAGTCCGCCACAGTCACCTGGCGTCCGCCTGAAGACGACGgcgggtcagaggtcacgaGCTACGTTGTGGAAATGTATGACTTCAAGGTCAGTGACATAGTCGGAGGAATTTACGTGTCTATTATGAATTTCTTAAAAAGGTCTAATCGTACCATAAGATATGTTGAGATGACATAAAACAACTCACGTTAGTACTGGTCAAACTTCTACCAGTATTATAGACAAGATTTCACCTCCCTTTGTCTGAACCTCAGGAGAAAGAGTGGACGGAGGCGTGCCGTAGTGTCCGTAAGACGCCCTGTACCGTGCCCAGGCTCATCGCCGGCAGGATTTACAAGTTTGGCGTGCGTGCGCAGAACATGTACGGCGTCAGCAACAGGAGAACCACGTCACAGATGGAGGCAAAATACACCTTCGAGCCGCCTGAAGCACCTGACATGCCCAGGCCAATGGAGGTAACATCATTACCGAACATCATAACCGTAAGGAACATGCATGATGTTTCAACAGCAGCGGCGTAGGCACGAAATGGTTTGCATAGCGCGACGAGGGTGTCGCTCTAGGCCTTCATACTGCTGGGCCCAATACCTACACCATGGAGCCATGATTTAGCTTTGAAGCTTCGATAGTTTTTGTCTGCTTGCGGTCTGGGAATCGAGGGGGGCAGGAAACTAATTAAACATGATAACAGGTAATGCCAGAGAAACAACTACACAGATGAAGTCGTTGACATTTCTGAAGAAGGAGTAATGATCGTATGCGCGTAAAATTTAAGGTACACAATTCTGATGTAACCGTTGAGAATTATCTTTTCAAAGATTTCCAAGGAAGCGATAGTCCTCCGCTGGAACGCGCCTCCTGCCGATGGAGGCAGTCCTGTCATCGGGTATGTCCTGGAGAAGAAGACCGGGACGTCCGTGCGCTGGGACCGGGTCAACACGGACCCCATCGCCACGGAGATCTACACCGTACCCACCGTGGAGGGAGGGGAGTACGACTTCAGAGTCGCCGCAGTGAACGCGGCCGGGGTGGGCAAGTAAGTGAATACAGTCTGATACAGGTTCTGTGTCGAGCAACGGaaaactatgcaaattaatttaGAATTCTATTCTCATTTTGAGAAAGCGTCAGCTGTACAAGTTATTACTTTAAGAACCTTGCTTTAAGGAAGGTTGGTGATACAGCGGGCAAGACTTTCTGTAAGAGTCGCATGGTTATCTGTTTCtatgatatcatacaaaataaaaGTTATAGAATACAACTTCACAGCCATTTACACACGGATAACTATGGTTAGCAGTATCATacacgttgatttgattttacatGGTTTTCTCCCATTCAACAGTCTAATCTATACCCCATGCTCCCTCTGTTTCTATGCTCAGGTTCAGTGTGTCGTCGGGTCGGGTCGTCGCAAGGAACATCGGGAAGCCGGGGCCGCCGGGCAGTGTGACCGTACTGGACACTACCAGGTCCTCTGCCACCGTGCGATGGACGCCACCGGAGGACAAAGGTACATCCAAGGACTCAAGTCATTTATTCACATAGAAATTACTTTAGGTATATGTCTTCTGGTGAGTTTGCTCTTCGTCTTGAACAAGTCACAAAGCTAGAAAACTTACaaatgataaatacatgtacaaataacaaATACAGGTAATGTACAATTGCCTTCTCTCTTGCAATTGGACGCTGAGCATTAATTTAGCATTGACGATAGATATCATTTCGGGGTAATTTTTCTCCTATAAGAATGCATTATTTCCTATTCGTTACTATTGGTCGCTTCATTCTATGACTGATACCTCTTCTTTCCCTTAGTTTAAGTGTAGTCAATGtatctgtccctagtgctgaaatgACACTTGTTATTGTCCATTTTGGGGTTATTGGTAGATGGTTACATTTCACTTGGTTACAACCACAGGAGGCGCTGCCATTCAGGGATACGTCCTGGAAGTGAAAGATACGACAACTGGGTGGCGCAAGTGTCAcacctgtgacgtcatcaagggTTGCAACATGACCGTGACTGGACTAGATCCGGGTCAGGAGTATCTGTTCCGGGTCAGCGCCGTCAATGAGTATGGTCAGGGAGAGGAGACGGAAACCAATGAATCTGTAGAGGCTAAGGATAGGTACGTCATAACCTTACTCAACAACTGTTCGATGTCTTAATGCTACTGTGCACTTTTGACCTGTGGAACACCCGTGTGTAATAAAGAAAATGGGGTAATGAGACTTATCCAAATGAGAATATCCAAAGCTCAAAAATGAAACTGTCGTCGAgtatctgtatgtatatagCCTGTTTAACCGCCTTTCGACGTAACGCATCAGCTAAGTATGGATGTGCAGAGTACGTTATAATTTTAAGGTAACTTTTTCAGGCTTGAGCCACCGGAAGTGGATGTGGACCCCATGATGACGCGCGGCACGGCAGTGCATGCTGGGGAGACTCTTCACCTCAAAGCGGGAGTCGGCGGCAGACCTGCACCGGAGGTCACGTGGTCCATCCCGCAAGAGGTACGAATGATTTCATTATAAGACGAACACATTCGTTTCGTCGTCAGGAGAATAAGTAGAGACGTTGTTACAACCTTCCTGAAAATTGACTATTGCTGACGTCAGGTATTCATAAGGTCACGTGTCTTTAGTGGTTGGTCATTCAAACCTGAGAAGGGCCGTAGAGACGGCCGAAAATTTTGAGTTGCTCTTTGTGTTGGATCACAATCCGTATGTTGACAGTTCCGAATAACCATGTGTGTTGGTCCGTCTCCTTCAGGAGCGTGAGGGTCGCATTGCTGTGGACACAACGACAAAGGACACACAGCTGTTGGTGATGAACTGTGACAGAACTGACGCTGGCAGGTCTGCATTCTTTAGTTACTCATTCGTGTTAGGTGGTAAACTCGGTGGGCATCAACATAGTGCAATAAGCAACACGTCCCAATCTGCGCGATCATTCTGAGGTGCTGCGATTTCGGTTCAGTCGATATCTTGTTTCTCTTTCAATGGTTGATTGTGAAACTCGATCGGTTAGCATTTACTAAACTTTGACAGACGAGCATATTTCATAGATCCTCATATCAAACGATAGCAACTACCTTTTTTTAATCTTGAAAAACTATCTTTGTCTGTGTGATCTATGGCTCGCGACAAGACTTGAATTGTACATCTCTTTCTTGTTTCAGATATGTACTTACCCTTAAGAACAGCGTCGGTGCCAAGACGGTGACGTTCAACGTCAAGGTGTTGGACAGTCCCTCTGCACCCGTCAACCTGCGAGTCAAGGACGCCAACAAAAACCAGGCCGTGCTCAACTGGGATCCTCCAGAGAAGGTACCGTCTTATTTCTTATCCCTCAAATAACACAACAGGCTTATAAGTACAGTGTATGGTAATAACGGTGCCTTAGGCCGAGGCCCGAACAGAAGTAAAGTGTTACGTGTGGATGTCATTTGCTCACTTAAGGGTGTGTGCTTTGCCTTCTTTGCCACTGTGAATGTAACTGTCCCTTTTAATATAAGACCTAGTACACTTATCTAAAGTGCTCAAATGCGAATGTATTATGTGTTAAAGGATGGCGGTAGCTTGGTCACACACTACATCGTTGAGAAGAGAGAACAGTCTCGACGCACGTGGGGCCCAGTGGACAGAGAGGTGCAGAGGAACTCTTACCGGGTCAACATGGTCGAGGGCAACCACTACTACTTCCGGGTCACGGCCGTGAACGACTATGGAGAGGGCGTACCGGCTGAAACCACTACACCGACTTTGGCGGCCGATCCAGTTGAGGTGCCTGATCCACCAAGATTCCTTGAGGTAATTTCTCCAGACCCTGTTTCTACAGAATTAGAAGTACATGAGGTCATCATGCCTTGTACACCAGATATAAACTGGGTTGCCCAATCCCTTCGTTCTACTTCAGTTCCAAAAGAAACCGATAGGGTATCCAAAATGCAACCGCTTCTTTATTAGTTCAATACGAATCTACATACCAAAGGTCATGGCGATTCTTTCTTATCTTACCGAGTTATCAAGCTAGCAAGCCACCGTAAACAAACAGAACCAAGAATATGATCTACTAACTTTAGGCATGGTAGTTAGCACTATTTCTCAACCACTGACTGTTGATGGGATGTTTCAGGTGACCCAGGTGACGGAGACAAGCATAGGTCTGTCATGGGAGAAACCTGACTGGGATGGAGGCGCCAGAGTGGAGACTTATGTTATCGGTAAGTGCGACACTTCGGGGGACCGAATTTTATTCGCGATTTCAGATTAAGAAATTATCAGAGATTATCATAACGACCACTTCTAACATTTCAATCATTTTGTAGTTTTATATTTGATAGATCCAACGCACCAGATCAGTAACATTGCTTGTCTGTCTTGTTGTTCTTGTAGAGGGATTATGGGAAGGCAGCAACTCCTGGACGTTCATGAAGAACACGTGTCAGACCCACGTGACCCTGATGGGACTGGACGAGGGGATGACGTACAGCATCCGGGTCCGTGCGCAGAACGGGGCGGGAATCGGGCACCCGGCGGAGGTGGAGGAAGATATCGTCTGCAGACACCAGGGGAGCCTGCCCATGGTGGACCTGGGAATGCTGTAGAACCGCAAACTTGCCAAACGATGTGACGAATTGAGCTGTACTGTGGCGATAAGCAAGTTCACGGCCccaagtgcgcatgtgcagtcgtgatgcattgtggtttAAGGTCACATTCTAAGGTCCCTGCTGGTCAGTCTACTTGCCAGGGGCCTGAATTCTGATCTTAGACTACAATACACATGCGCACTTGGCACTATGAACTGACTTATAGGGTTGCTTATGAATTAGTAATCGAAATAAACAGTTGAGTCAACGAGACAGTCATTACACGTGACTACAGTTGGGGGCCTCCGCCATTTTTTCAGGGAAACAAAATACCCAGAGATTTGAATCATGTTAATAGAGTCAACTTGCCACAGTACTATTTAGCTCAGTTCGCTTGTAAATATTGCAAtgtg encodes the following:
- the LOC136444336 gene encoding twitchin-like, yielding MSGGMKTLRIKSGNDIKLDLPISGDPPPTVTWYKDNKELRNLGRHSIRNTPISTVLKVRGADWTDAGVYTLRISNELGTNKADIKIEVIGPPDPPKGPLTVSDVTAETAVLTWAAPQYDGGAEVMNYVVEKTDSFGLTWVFVNTNVQRNTIRVTGLIPDGEYKFRVSAENKFGTGRPIESDVIVAKNPYDIPASPRDVRILDASGETIILAWRPPADDGGSEITGYIVERREKSSRRWVKVNKTPVRKLEIRSQGLVKGLEYEHRVSAVNAAGVGTPSGPTELVEIIDPVDEPTELKVTEVSRNSVSLKWTRPLSDGGSRIVTYIIERRQMKDAEETWLRCNESNVQDTNFTVENLLTDEVIVFRVSARNAAGVVSKPSEPTPPVVLKDEERPPVVQVDAKTKTSQRLRAGESVHLIVNVTGKPRPAIFWTKDEVDILKVPGARVTSTEKSLGPTCELYIASAERAHNGKYVIMAQNELGQASETLELVVTDRPQPPEDVEVTEITPESATVTWRPPEDDGGSEVTSYVVEMYDFKEKEWTEACRSVRKTPCTVPRLIAGRIYKFGVRAQNMYGVSNRRTTSQMEAKYTFEPPEAPDMPRPMEISKEAIVLRWNAPPADGGSPVIGYVLEKKTGTSVRWDRVNTDPIATEIYTVPTVEGGEYDFRVAAVNAAGVGKFSVSSGRVVARNIGKPGPPGSVTVLDTTRSSATVRWTPPEDKGGAAIQGYVLEVKDTTTGWRKCHTCDVIKGCNMTVTGLDPGQEYLFRVSAVNEYGQGEETETNESVEAKDRLEPPEVDVDPMMTRGTAVHAGETLHLKAGVGGRPAPEVTWSIPQEEREGRIAVDTTTKDTQLLVMNCDRTDAGRYVLTLKNSVGAKTVTFNVKVLDSPSAPVNLRVKDANKNQAVLNWDPPEKDGGSLVTHYIVEKREQSRRTWGPVDREVQRNSYRVNMVEGNHYYFRVTAVNDYGEGVPAETTTPTLAADPVEVPDPPRFLEVTQVTETSIGLSWEKPDWDGGARVETYVIEGLWEGSNSWTFMKNTCQTHVTLMGLDEGMTYSIRVRAQNGAGIGHPAEVEEDIVCRHQGSLPMVDLGML